From Lolium perenne isolate Kyuss_39 chromosome 5, Kyuss_2.0, whole genome shotgun sequence, a single genomic window includes:
- the LOC139831682 gene encoding putative F-box protein At1g19160 — protein sequence MGIAFSSVPRLLRQRTPPQLPDDVVVDILSRIRVKTLCRFRCVSKGWYTLISDNIVSVYKARAEPLLVVGSRRDTSLRLIDMGGNVVKVIKNVGYVWKLICTSRDNLVCVIGISCDVKVVDLANGEVLQTCKKTGLLGFGCTIPFSVYKIVYINPYLCEILTVGDDVEWRPMQLPQNSNISYARSPVVVNGVLHLLLRSQLDGNGVLCFNLASEEWMKAIKGPPNVDLQKGDLSLSELNGSLCMVQPEDESWVTNIWLLTNSNKSTWVKVFEIPLNSRGYYRVKPLRILPDGRLVFYNTHEKTDLSSVQIYDPHNWDFIDAPNALAGVHDTNFSPCS from the coding sequence ATGGGGATAGCGTTCTCGTCGGTGCCTCGTCTTCTTCGCCAGCGGACGCCGCCGCAATTGCCAGACGACGTTGTTGTTGACATCCTCTCAAGGATCCGCGTGAAGACCCTCTGCCGATTCAGATGTGTGTCCAAGGGGTGGTACACCCTCATATCCGACAACATCGTCAGCGTGTACAAGGCTCGCGCCGAGCCACTCCTCGTTGTTGGCTCCCGCCGGGACACGTCTCTGCGGCTGATTGACATGGGCGGTAACGTGGTGAAAGTGATCAAGAACGTGGGTTATGTTTGGAAGCTTATCTGCACAAGCCGTGATAACCTGGTGTGTGTGATTGGCATTTCATGTGATGTTAAGGTGGTCGACCTTGCCAACGGTGAGGTGCTCCAAACCTGCAAGAAAACTGGCCTTTTGGGTTTCGGCTGCACCATCCCATTTAGTGTCTACAAGATCGTCTACATCAATCCCTACTTGTGCGAGATCCTCACGGTAGGAGACGATGTTGAGTGGAGACCAATGCAGTTGCCTCAAAACAGCAATATTTCCTATGCTAGGAGTCCCGTTGTTGTAAACGGTGTATTGCATTTGCTGCTAAGATCTCAGCTAGATGGGAACGGTGTACTATGCTTTAACCTCGCGAGTGAGGAGTGGATGAAGGCAATCAAGGGGCCACCAAATGTGGACCTTCAAAAGGGTGACCTTTCGTTGAGCGAGCTCAATGGTTCCCTATGTATGGTTCAACCGGAGGATGAGAGCTGGGTGACGAACATATGGCTCCTCACAAATTCTAACAAGAGCACATGGGTTAAGGTGTTTGAGATCCCTTTGAATTCACGTGGGTATTATCGGGTTAAACCTTTGCGAATATTACCTGATGGGAGGCTGGTCTTCTACAACACTCATGAGAAAACCGATTTATCGTCGGTGCAAATCTACGATCCACACAACTGGGATTTCATAGATGCGCCAAATGCACTAGCCGGCGTCCACGACACAAACTTTAGTCCTTGCAGCTAG